One window of the Amycolatopsis mediterranei genome contains the following:
- a CDS encoding flavodoxin: MGRRRFLRGGAATALGVASLMACGTDDPRPTTPPSPQAGRRVLLAYFSRAGENYYYGGRKNLDVGNTELLARMISGSIACDVHRVEAAAPYSDSYDDTVARNVREQNADARPAIANPLPDIVGYGVVLLASGLWNVRPPMIMRTFAERFDFTGKTVLPVTTYAVSGLGRAPDDYRQACRGATIGEGLAVRGEEVGQAGADVTAWLQRVGLR, encoded by the coding sequence ATGGGCCGCCGCCGGTTCCTCCGCGGCGGCGCGGCGACCGCACTGGGAGTTGCTTCGCTGATGGCCTGTGGCACCGACGACCCGCGACCGACCACCCCACCGTCCCCGCAGGCCGGGAGGCGGGTTCTGCTCGCCTACTTCTCCCGCGCCGGCGAGAACTACTACTACGGCGGACGGAAGAACCTCGACGTCGGCAACACCGAGCTGCTGGCTCGCATGATCAGCGGCAGCATCGCCTGCGACGTCCACCGCGTCGAAGCCGCCGCGCCCTACTCCGACAGCTATGACGACACGGTGGCGCGCAACGTCCGCGAGCAGAACGCCGATGCCCGGCCGGCCATCGCCAACCCGCTCCCGGACATCGTCGGCTACGGCGTCGTGCTGCTGGCCAGCGGCCTCTGGAACGTCCGCCCGCCGATGATCATGCGGACCTTCGCCGAGCGCTTCGACTTCACCGGCAAGACGGTCCTACCGGTCACCACCTACGCCGTGAGCGGCCTGGGCCGGGCCCCCGACGACTACCGGCAGGCCTGCCGGGGCGCGACCATCGGCGAAGGACTCGCCGTGCGTGGCGAAGAGGTCGGCCAAGCTGGAGCCGACGTGACGGCCTGGCTCCAGCGCGTCGGCCTGCGGTGA
- a CDS encoding ABC transporter substrate-binding protein, with amino-acid sequence MKIRHVLLAVTTGAALVACSGGTNAASPGTGDQTLSLASVDQGSIEDVVKAFEAANPGVKVNFTTSGADQFQQQIRTQLASGTAPDVMSVWPGNGNPGTVTVLAKGGYLRDLSDQPWAGKFPKVVSDVAQYQGKTYNAIYGINGIGAVYNQEAMSKAGLTAPTTWTELLAFCRAAKEKGTPAFALGIQDNWVTQVALYPLAATLVYGPDRDFEKKMAAGQTSFANSPWAAAFAKYGEMEQTGCFQENPLGTSYEASQKLAATGKTLGIIQGNWVISLLKKQNPSGTFTLKPVPATDDPSQTIVPAAAGAGYGVNAKAKNPELAMKFINFVMSPQGMNLFAGKQGGLPSLSDTGYQLDPSLTELSTYITQNKTVPFMDQLWPNPKVQQTMLTGIQEVFSKQSTPDKVLAAMDADYKSGA; translated from the coding sequence ATGAAGATCCGCCACGTCTTATTGGCCGTGACGACCGGCGCCGCGCTGGTCGCCTGCAGCGGAGGCACCAACGCCGCCAGCCCCGGCACCGGCGACCAGACGCTCTCGCTGGCGTCGGTCGACCAGGGCTCCATCGAAGACGTCGTGAAGGCGTTCGAGGCGGCCAACCCCGGAGTGAAGGTCAACTTCACGACCAGCGGCGCCGACCAGTTCCAGCAGCAGATCCGCACCCAGCTCGCGTCCGGCACCGCGCCGGACGTCATGTCGGTGTGGCCGGGCAACGGCAACCCGGGCACCGTCACGGTCCTGGCCAAGGGCGGCTACCTGCGCGACCTGTCGGACCAGCCCTGGGCTGGCAAGTTCCCGAAGGTGGTCAGCGACGTCGCGCAGTACCAGGGCAAGACGTACAACGCCATCTACGGGATCAACGGTATCGGCGCCGTCTACAACCAGGAGGCGATGAGCAAAGCTGGCCTCACCGCGCCGACGACGTGGACCGAACTGCTCGCCTTCTGCCGCGCAGCCAAGGAGAAGGGCACGCCCGCGTTCGCGCTCGGCATCCAAGACAACTGGGTCACCCAGGTCGCCCTCTACCCGCTGGCCGCCACCCTGGTGTACGGCCCGGACCGCGACTTCGAGAAGAAGATGGCGGCCGGCCAGACGAGCTTCGCGAATTCGCCGTGGGCGGCGGCCTTCGCGAAGTACGGCGAGATGGAGCAGACCGGCTGCTTCCAGGAAAACCCGCTCGGCACCAGCTACGAAGCCAGCCAGAAGCTGGCCGCGACCGGCAAGACACTGGGCATCATCCAGGGCAACTGGGTGATCTCGCTGCTCAAGAAGCAGAATCCGAGCGGCACGTTCACCCTCAAGCCCGTCCCCGCGACCGACGACCCGAGCCAGACCATCGTGCCCGCCGCGGCCGGCGCGGGCTACGGCGTCAACGCCAAGGCGAAAAACCCGGAGCTGGCGATGAAGTTCATCAACTTCGTGATGTCCCCGCAGGGCATGAACCTGTTCGCGGGCAAGCAGGGCGGCCTGCCGTCCCTTTCGGACACCGGCTACCAGCTCGACCCGTCGCTCACCGAGCTGTCGACGTACATCACCCAGAACAAGACGGTGCCGTTCATGGACCAGCTGTGGCCCAACCCGAAGGTGCAGCAGACGATGCTCACCGGTATCCAGGAGGTCTTCAGCAAGCAGTCCACCCCGGACAAGGTCCTGGCGGCGATGGACGCCGACTACAAGTCCGGCGCCTGA
- a CDS encoding alpha-L-rhamnosidase: protein MTDTLTPYALRAEQRHEPLGLGEPRPRLSWRLASDRHGAAQSAYRITAAERAADLDEPSRLLWDSGRREAADGVLVPWDGPVLRSATRYHWRVEVWDETGAAAGTGETWFETGLLHRDDWTAQWIARDPHAQPVFDPPTDHDQPLGEPPLNLRREFELTREPVRARLYATAHGVYEASLNGVRVGDVELAPGWTEYHHRLQYQTYDVTSLLSNGTNDLGAVVADGWWSGFVGFDERRPARHYGDHPGFLAQLVVDFADGSRQVVATDAVWTERPGAVRFADLLLGEHVDASPAAGPWQPVAVLDGDLGPLVAEPDPPIRVTTEVPPISMTEREPGRFIVDFGQNLVGRVRLTVRDAPAGQRVVLRHAEILDDGELYLANLRRAAATDSYVCGGEPVEVFEPRFTVHGFRYLEVTGYALSADDVVARVLHNDTPWTGSFECSDPMVNQLQANISWGQRGNFVAVPTDCPQRDERLGWLGDAQIFAPTASRNADVSAFFARWLADVVDGQDADGAFGDVAPRIAMPREAAPAWGDAGVIVPWHLWRTYGDRRVLERCFDAMVAWVAHIRRHNPDLRWRNRTGNSYGDWLQIDVTTPRDVLSTAYFARSAQLVAEAAEVLGRPDVAAEHRDLHASIRAAFIESYVDDDGTVEGGTQTAYLLALAFGLVPDDLVPAAVDHLAADVEKRGNRLTTGFVGVALLCPVLADHGRGDLAYALLQQEEFPSWGYSIRHGATTIWERWDGWTEHDGFQSAAMNSFNHYSLGSVGDWLYGRVAGIDQTPASVAYQELLLRPLAGGTLTWARAEQETARGRAACGWSLDGDRITVTADVPPGATAVLEVPTTDPASIASEHGIRTGTTLRLTSGHHVVTASFTKESL, encoded by the coding sequence ATGACCGACACTCTGACGCCGTACGCATTGCGGGCGGAGCAGCGCCACGAACCCCTCGGCCTCGGCGAGCCGCGGCCGCGGCTGTCGTGGCGGCTGGCGAGTGACCGGCACGGCGCCGCGCAGAGCGCCTACCGGATCACCGCCGCCGAACGCGCGGCCGACCTCGACGAGCCGTCCCGGCTGCTGTGGGACAGCGGCCGCCGCGAAGCCGCGGACGGCGTGCTCGTGCCGTGGGACGGGCCGGTCCTGCGCTCGGCCACCCGGTACCACTGGCGCGTCGAGGTCTGGGACGAGACCGGCGCCGCGGCGGGCACGGGGGAGACCTGGTTCGAAACCGGCCTGCTGCACCGCGACGACTGGACCGCCCAGTGGATCGCCCGCGATCCCCACGCTCAACCAGTGTTCGACCCGCCGACCGACCACGACCAGCCCCTTGGTGAGCCGCCGCTGAACCTGCGCCGGGAGTTCGAGCTGACGCGGGAGCCCGTGCGCGCCCGCCTGTACGCCACCGCGCACGGCGTCTACGAAGCGTCGCTGAACGGTGTCCGTGTGGGCGACGTCGAGCTGGCACCGGGGTGGACGGAGTACCACCACCGTCTCCAGTACCAGACTTACGACGTCACCTCGTTGCTGAGCAACGGAACCAACGACCTCGGCGCGGTCGTCGCCGACGGCTGGTGGTCCGGTTTCGTCGGGTTCGACGAGCGCCGGCCCGCCCGGCACTACGGCGACCATCCCGGGTTCCTCGCCCAGCTCGTGGTCGACTTCGCCGACGGCTCGAGGCAGGTGGTGGCCACCGATGCCGTCTGGACCGAGCGGCCGGGTGCGGTCCGGTTCGCGGACCTGCTGCTGGGCGAGCACGTCGACGCGTCGCCCGCGGCGGGACCGTGGCAACCGGTGGCCGTGCTCGACGGCGACCTGGGCCCCCTGGTCGCGGAGCCCGATCCGCCGATCCGCGTCACGACCGAAGTGCCGCCGATTTCGATGACCGAACGGGAACCGGGACGGTTCATCGTCGACTTCGGACAGAACCTCGTCGGCCGAGTCCGGCTGACCGTCCGCGACGCCCCGGCCGGCCAGCGGGTCGTCCTGCGGCACGCCGAGATCCTCGACGACGGCGAGCTGTACCTGGCCAACCTGCGGCGCGCCGCGGCCACCGACAGTTACGTGTGTGGCGGTGAGCCGGTCGAAGTGTTCGAGCCGCGGTTCACCGTGCACGGCTTCCGGTACCTGGAAGTCACCGGGTACGCCCTCTCGGCGGACGACGTGGTGGCCCGCGTGCTGCACAACGACACCCCGTGGACGGGGTCGTTCGAGTGCTCCGACCCGATGGTCAACCAGTTGCAGGCCAACATCTCCTGGGGTCAGCGAGGCAACTTCGTCGCAGTGCCCACCGACTGCCCGCAGCGCGACGAACGCCTCGGCTGGCTCGGCGACGCCCAGATCTTCGCCCCGACCGCCAGCCGCAACGCCGACGTCTCGGCGTTCTTCGCCCGGTGGCTGGCCGACGTCGTCGACGGCCAGGACGCCGACGGCGCGTTCGGCGACGTTGCCCCGCGCATCGCGATGCCCCGCGAGGCCGCACCGGCCTGGGGCGACGCCGGAGTGATCGTCCCGTGGCACCTCTGGCGCACCTACGGCGACCGCCGCGTGCTGGAGCGGTGTTTCGACGCGATGGTCGCCTGGGTCGCGCACATCCGCCGGCACAACCCCGACCTGCGCTGGCGGAACCGGACCGGCAACTCCTACGGCGACTGGCTGCAGATCGACGTCACCACGCCGCGGGATGTGCTCTCGACGGCGTACTTCGCCCGCAGCGCGCAGCTCGTGGCCGAGGCCGCCGAAGTGCTGGGCCGGCCCGACGTCGCGGCGGAACATCGGGACCTGCACGCGTCGATCCGGGCCGCGTTCATCGAGTCCTATGTGGACGATGACGGCACGGTCGAAGGTGGCACCCAGACCGCGTACCTGCTGGCCCTGGCGTTCGGCCTGGTCCCGGACGACCTGGTCCCGGCCGCGGTCGACCACCTCGCGGCGGACGTCGAGAAGCGGGGCAACCGCCTGACGACGGGGTTCGTCGGCGTCGCCCTGCTCTGCCCGGTGCTGGCCGACCACGGTCGCGGCGACCTGGCGTACGCGTTGCTGCAGCAGGAGGAGTTCCCGTCGTGGGGCTACTCGATCCGGCACGGCGCCACGACGATCTGGGAACGCTGGGACGGCTGGACCGAGCACGACGGGTTCCAGTCCGCCGCGATGAACTCGTTCAACCACTACAGCCTCGGCAGCGTCGGCGACTGGCTCTACGGCCGGGTCGCCGGCATCGACCAGACACCCGCCTCCGTTGCCTACCAAGAACTCCTGCTGCGCCCGCTGGCCGGCGGCACACTGACCTGGGCACGAGCCGAGCAGGAAACCGCACGCGGCCGGGCCGCCTGCGGCTGGTCCCTGGACGGCGACCGGATCACAGTCACCGCCGACGTCCCGCCGGGGGCCACCGCCGTCCTGGAAGTTCCCACGACCGACCCGGCCAGCATCGCGAGCGAGCACGGGATCCGGACCGGCACCACCCTCCGGCTGACCTCCGGCCACCACGTCGTCACCGCTTCCTTCACGAAGGAGTCGCTATGA
- a CDS encoding cupin domain-containing protein, whose translation MEKLPKTPSTKGPAEMFTGDVYFDVVYQGEEPSRMRANVVRFAPGARTAWHSHAVGQTLHVTEGIGLVQARGGDIVVMRPGDVICTPPGEWHWHGAAPENFMTHLALWEAPAPGDDTPESTWGEHVTGAEYRLP comes from the coding sequence GTGGAAAAGCTGCCGAAGACGCCCTCGACCAAGGGACCGGCCGAGATGTTCACCGGTGACGTCTACTTCGACGTCGTCTACCAGGGTGAAGAGCCCTCGCGCATGCGCGCCAACGTCGTGCGCTTCGCCCCAGGGGCGCGCACTGCCTGGCACAGCCACGCCGTGGGCCAGACCCTCCACGTGACCGAGGGCATCGGCCTCGTGCAGGCCCGCGGCGGCGACATCGTCGTCATGCGCCCGGGTGACGTGATTTGCACCCCACCGGGTGAATGGCACTGGCACGGCGCGGCGCCCGAGAACTTCATGACGCACCTCGCCCTGTGGGAGGCCCCGGCTCCCGGCGACGACACGCCCGAGTCGACCTGGGGCGAGCACGTGACCGGCGCCGAATACCGCCTGCCGTGA